The sequence GTTCGGACGCCTCGCGGTGCAGATTCCCTGAAGCCGACAAGGCGCCTGGGTTGCTGGCACCCGGTCCATCGCATGGGCCGGGTGTTCCGCGTTCGGGATGGAAAATCCGGACGGCTTCATGCCGGGACACGCAACTTTGTGCGTATTGTCTCTTTGGAAAGAGTGCTGCGAGGATGGTGGCCCATGGAGTGGAGAGGCGCCTTGTTGGCCGTCGCTTTCCCTCCCAATGGAACCCCCAAACGACCCCAATGAAATCCACCTTGCCCTTCCTCCTCGGCACCTCGCTCCTGGCCTCCCAGGCGCAGGCCGCGGTCATAGTGAACTACATTCCTCCCGGTTCTTCGGGATCGAGTCCCAGCAACGCCCCGATCAACGCGTCGACGGTCGATCCCCTCGTTACGGCGAGCGCGATCGGTGACATCGGGACCGGTAGCGCGCAGCTCCTTTCCGGGTCGGCTGGACCGATCCGCACGACCCTCGGCACGTGGACCTTCGGCACCGATGGCTGGCTGTTCGCGAACGCCTCCAACGACGGCACCAATGGCACGGCTTCATCCACGGCGGACTACTTCAGCTTTTCGCTGGCCACTCCGGGTACCGAGACCTTGACGCTGGCCAACCTGACCTTCGATTACGGCGTGGGCACCAACTCCACTGCCCAGAGCGGGACCTTCTACTATGCCGTTTTCGCGAGCGTGAATGGAGGCGCTTACAGCCAGGTCGGCTCGACCTTCAGCACGGGGAACCTGAATCTCACGCAGAACACGACGAACTCGATCGGCAACCAGTCGGTGAACCTCTCGTCGATCAGCGGCGCGGACAGTGTCGACTTCCGGATATGGGTCGGCAGCACCAATGCCAGTTCCGCCACCGGATCGATTTTCCGGAACATTGTGGTGAACGGCACCGTGGTGCCGGAGCCCTCCGCCGCTCTGCTCGGCTGCCTGGGATCCCTCGCGGTCCTGCTCCGCCGCCGGACCTCCTGATTTCCTAGCCCCACATGCACCCGGCCACCCGGCGCGCGAGAGCGTGTCCGGGTGGCTTTTGTACGGCGTTGGTCGTGATGGAACCTGCCACGCCCGTTTGTGCGTATTGTCCGGAGCGGAGGAGGAGCGATAGGTTCAAAAATCCGGTGATGCTTCTCAGAGTCATCGGAAACCCAAACCCATGAACCTTCCGAAAACCCTCGCTGGCGTGCTCGCCGGCCTGCCTTGGCTCGTGGCCACGGCCGAACCCGTCGTCTCCGTCTATCCCTACGATCACCGGCATGTCTATGAAACCGGAGCCACCGGCTTCACCTGGTATGCGGGGCATTTGTCCGCCGCGGACAATCGCGACGAGGTGTTGCGATGGCTCTTCCAAGATCTGAACATCGACTACATCCGCAACGGCTTCGACGAGGCGGAAGCGGCGAATGACAACGGCAATCCGCTCTCCATCGATTGGAGCAAATTCAATTTTGCCGAGCGCAACACCGGAAACGATTGGGTCTATGCCAAGGCCAAGCCGCTGAACCCGCGCCTCAAGACGATGACCTACGCCCACCAGTTCCCGGACTGGCTGAGGAAGTCCGATGGCACGCCGAATTTTTCCGTTCCGAATTTCTACGCTGAATACGCGGAGTGGTTGTTTGCCCAACTTGTCGAAAAGAAGGCGGCTGGAGTCCCCTGCGACGTGATCGACATGACCAACGAGCCGGACTACCACAAGCTCGGCGAGGACAACATCGCGAAGATCATCAAGGGCGCAGTCCCCTTGTTGCGGGAATGGGTGAACGATCCCGTGCGCAACACCTACGGCGTCACCATGCCGAGGATCATGGCCCCGAGCTGCCTCTCGACCTCGCAGTCGAAGGATTGGATCACGGACTGGGCGGCCAACGATGCGGACGCGTGGGACCAGATCGACATCGTCGCGACCCACCAGTACAGCAATGGCTTCGATCCCACCGCCTATTCGGCGGTGAACGACGTGCGGGGCGGCCGGCCCTTTTTCCAAAGCGAGATGAACTGCGGCCACAGCAGCGTCCTCAACAAGTCCACCCAACTGCCGGAGGACTGGGTGGAGGATGAACTGGAAGCCGCGCTGCTGCTCGGGAGGCTGTATTCGAAATCGGTCAACAATGGCGTCAGCGTGTACGACTACTACATGGGGAACTCGCCGCAGGATTCGCCGACCTCGCTGGTTTACAGCCCCTATGGTGCCACCGCCACCCGCCGGAAGGTGTACTTCTCCTTCAAGCAGCTCTCCTCGATGCAGACGCGCGGCTCGAACGTGGTGAGGACCCAGATCGCCGGTGGCGTGGCCGGCTATGACGCCATCGCCTACCATAGCTGGGGCGAGCAGAAGACCTGGCTGACGGTCACCTGCTCGGAGAACACCAGCCAGGACATCCTGCTGGAGGTGTTTGACCAGACCGGTACCCGCCTTCCGATCCGCAGGGTGAAGACCTACGAGACCAGCGCGACG comes from Luteolibacter sp. LG18 and encodes:
- a CDS encoding PEP-CTERM sorting domain-containing protein, yielding MKSTLPFLLGTSLLASQAQAAVIVNYIPPGSSGSSPSNAPINASTVDPLVTASAIGDIGTGSAQLLSGSAGPIRTTLGTWTFGTDGWLFANASNDGTNGTASSTADYFSFSLATPGTETLTLANLTFDYGVGTNSTAQSGTFYYAVFASVNGGAYSQVGSTFSTGNLNLTQNTTNSIGNQSVNLSSISGADSVDFRIWVGSTNASSATGSIFRNIVVNGTVVPEPSAALLGCLGSLAVLLRRRTS